A section of the Bombus terrestris chromosome 2, iyBomTerr1.2, whole genome shotgun sequence genome encodes:
- the LOC100651632 gene encoding protein kish-A — MSALFNFQSLLTVILLLICTCTYVRSIVPSLLDSRLGKVGFQGTLWKCARIGERKSPYVAVGCLFMAFNILFWS, encoded by the exons ATG TCTGCCCTATTTAATTTCCAGAGTTTACTGACAGTTATTTTGCTATTGATATGTACCTGTACTTACGTTAGATCTATCGTACCCAGTTTATTGGACAGTCGATTAGGAAAAGTTGG TTTTCAGGGTACTCTTTGGAAGTGTGCCAGGATTGGTGAGAGAAAAAGTCCATACGTGGCAGTGGGCTGCCTTTTTATGGCTTTCAATATCTTATTTTGGTCTTAA
- the LOC100651514 gene encoding ras GTPase-activating protein 1 isoform X2, whose amino-acid sequence MAEFVRGGPSVSNSAKMDHNSKGGSPSTGSEDGGQNESMNAENEFDPFLENIPDDIQDTEEPDSANATLLTAPPENQWYHGRLDRFTAEERLWDASKMGSYLVRESDRKPGSYVLSYLGRTGINHFRITAVCGDYYIGGRQFNSLSDLVAYYTHCSDLLKRERLIHPTPPPEPVNDKKRIVAILPYTKMPDTDELSFQKGDIFFVHNDMGDGWLWVTAHRTGEQGLIFRELVEDLDDSIDPNTVFSWFHPNVTKSEAVDMLVKAGPGSFLVRPSDNSPGDYSLFFHINNQIQRFRIEKKGVRYLMGGRTFECLDAVINRYRKEQIVEGHTLVQAMVTEPDGSVRVNREVQHAEKIYATLRECREQSGAKKNKGIKMQGYLEKKSEKNKKWKALYFVLLVDATDTHLYLYDNPKRTKPKGLIDLSCAYLYQVHESVFDRPHCFQLVERALPCLATITYLAAPNSENALDWINALKPLCVSQLTRAPKVARLRELRSLHLHILDAHRLPYKLVPNPFIIVALNNVKVARTKVKTGSHPIWDEEFILEDVPPDVMSFSLTLYNKGKRSKDTEVAELTVELASLTNGEEMDEWYPLSGLTPIGEWGVLRLRIRYRHDLAMPPEEYSPLQQLLLDPELHVVRALADVCHLDRVPLANSLLRIFRHERKEADLLRSLNQAEVDKEDETPTLFRAASLTTTLMDLYMKSVCTSFLKAALRDTIVKLIESKQSCELNPTKMDSPEDACSNAEFLLQVLDEVTLSIFTSPDACPRTLRYICGCLQRAVVAKWPHERLVRTRVVSGFIFLRLLCPAILNPRSFNLIAEPPPPAAAR is encoded by the exons ATGGCAGAATTTGTGCGAGGAGGTCCAAGCGTGTCCAACAGTGCTAAG ATGGATCATAATAGCAAAGGAGGTTCTCCTAGCACTGGTAGCGAAGATGGTGGACAAAATGAATCAATGAATGCAGAAAATGAATTTGATCCTTTTCTTGAAAATATACCAGATGATATTCAAGACACTGAAGAGCCTGATAGTGCTAATGCAACACTATTAACAGCTCCACCAGAGAATCA ATGGTATCATGGTAGATTAGATAGATTTACTGCAGAAGAAAGACTGTGGGATGCAAGTAAAATGGGTAGTTATTTAGTACGTGAAAGCGATAGGAAGCCTGGAAGTTATGTATTGTCCTATCTGGGCAGAACTGGCATTAATCATTTTAGAATTACAGCTGTGTGTGGAGATTATTATATTG GAGGCAGACAGTTCAATAGCTTGTCAGACCTTGTTGCATATTATACTCATTGCTCTGATCTTCTAAAGAGAGAAAGACTTATACATCCTACTCCACCTCCTGAACCAGTGAACGATAAGAAACGAATAGTTGCAATACTGCCATATACAAAAATGCCCGACACAGATGAGTTAAGCTTCCAGAAGGGTGACATATTTTTTGTGCATAATGATATGGGAGATGGTTGGTTATGGGTTACTGCGCATAGAACTGGTGAACAAGGCTTGATTTTTCGCGAATTAGTGGAGGATTTAGATGACTCCATTGATCCTAATACTGTATTTTCCTGGTTTCATCCTAATGTCACTAAAAGTGAAGCTGTTGACATGTTGGTGAAGGCAGGACCTGGTAGTTTCTTG GTCAGGCCTTCAGACAATAGCCCTGGTGATTATTCCCTCTTCTTTCATATAAACAATCAAATTCAAAGATTTAGAATTGAAAAGAAAGGTGTACGTTATCTTATGGGTGGTAGAACTTTTGAATGTCTTGATGCTGTTATAAACAG ATATCGGAAAGAACAAATAGTTGAAGGTCACACTTTAGTTCAAGCAATGGTGACTGAGCCTGATGGTAGTGTAAGAGTCAACAGAGAGGTGCAACATGCGGAAAAAATATATGCAACTCTCAGAGAATGTCGTGAACAATCTGgagcaaagaaaaataaagggaTAAAAATGCAAGGATATCTAGAAAAAAaatcagagaagaataaaaagtgGAAAGCATTGTATTTTGTACTTTTAGTAGATGCAACTGATACTCATTTGTATTTATATGACAATCCAAAAAGAACCAAACCTAAAGGTCTTATCGACTTAAGCTGTGCTTATTTATACCAG GTTCATGAAAGCGTCTTTGATAGACCTCATTGCTTTCAATTAGTCGAACGTGCTTTACCATGTTTGGCCACGATAACATATTTGGCTGCTCCAAATTCAGAGAATGCTTTAGACTGGATTAATGCCTTGAAACCATTATGTGTATCACAACTTACTCGTGCTCCAAAGGTTGCTCGTCTTCGTGAATTGCGTTCattacatttgcatattttaGACGCTCATAGACTTCCATATAAGCTAGTACCGAATCCATTCATCATAGTGGCTCTAAATAATGTAAAAGTCGCCCGCACAAAAGTTAAGACTGGATCACATCCAATTTGGGATGAAGAATTCATTTTAGA GGATGTACCACCGGATGTTATGTCATTTTCTTTAACACTGTACAATAAAGGAAAACGCAGCAAAGATACGGAAGTTGCAGAATTGACAGTTGAATTGGCGAGCTTGACGAATGGGGAAGAAATGGACGAATGGTATCCGTTGTCAGGACTTACCCCGATTGGTGAATGGGGTGTACTTCGTCTACGAATAAG GTATCGACACGATTTAGCGATGCCTCCTGAGGAATATAGTCCATTACAACAGCTATTATTGGATCCAGAATTGCATGTTGTTAGGGCATTAGCAGATGTGTGTCACTTGGATAGAGTACCATTGGCAAATAGTTTACTTAGAATATTTAG GcatgaaagaaaagaagcagACCTCCTGAGATCATTAAACCAAGCAGAA GTGGACAAAGAAGATGAAACGCCAACACTTTTTAGAGCTGCTAGCCTTACGACTACTTTAATGGATTTATATATGAAATCTGTGTGCACTTCTTTTTTGAAAGCCGCGCTACGCGACACCATAGTAAAATTGATCGAAAGTAAACAGAGCTGTGAATTAAATCCAACAAAAATGGATTCTCCTGAGGATGCTTGCAGTAATGCCGAATTTTTACTAcag GTTTTAGATGAAGTGACGTTAAGCATTTTTACAAGTCCTGATGCATGTCCAAGGACCTTGAGATATATTTGTGGATGTTTGCAAAGAGCAGTTGTTGCCAAATGGCCACATGAAAGACTAGTCAGAACGCGAGTAGTCAgtggatttatatttttacgtctACTTTGCCCTGCCATATTGAATCCTAGgtcatttaatttaatagctGAACCACCACCTCCAGCTGCTG